The following are encoded in a window of Cydia amplana chromosome 20, ilCydAmpl1.1, whole genome shotgun sequence genomic DNA:
- the LOC134657409 gene encoding transcription factor BTF3 homolog 4, whose product MNTEKLKKLQSQVRIGGKGTPRRKKKVVHATAATDDKKLQSSLKKLSVNTIPGIEEVNMIKDDGTVIHFNNPKAQASLAANTFAITGHGENKQIAEMLPGILSQLGPEGLNQLKRLASSVAAPKPIEEDDEVPNLVGNFDEASKQEAKEVVADDKKEEKKPETETKAADKKTD is encoded by the coding sequence ATGAACACCGAAAAGCTGAAGAAACTGCAATCGCAGGTGCGCATCGGCGGTAAGGGCACACCGAGGCGCAAGAAGAAGGTTGTGCACGCCACAGCCGCGACAGACGACAAGAAACTCCAGTCTTCCCTCAaaaaactgtcagttaacacgATCCCTGGCATCGAGGAAGTTAATATGATCAAAGATGACGGCACAGTGATACATTTCAACAACCCGAAAGCGCAGGCCTCGCTCGCGGCGAATACTTTCGCTATCACCGGTCATGGAGAGAACAAGCAGATCGCGGAGATGCTCCCCGGTATCCTGAGCCAGCTCGGACCCGAAGGTCTCAACCAGCTGAAGAGACTGGCGTCCAGCGTGGCCGCGCCAAAGCCGATCGAGGAAGATGACGAGGTACCTAACCTCGTCGGCAACTTCGATGAGGCGTCGAAACAGGAAGCCAAGGAGGTCGTCGCCGACGACAAGAAGGAGGAAAAGAAACCCGAGACAGAAACCAAAGCCGCCGACAAGAAAACCGACTAA